In the genome of Brienomyrus brachyistius isolate T26 chromosome 17, BBRACH_0.4, whole genome shotgun sequence, one region contains:
- the LOC125711484 gene encoding P2Y purinoceptor 12-like, protein MMQHQDMMSLNIHNMTNGSESTNCSRDNVLKTVVFPVLYSILFILGLFLNTAAAWIFLKIPSTTHFVLYLKNVVVADLLMTFTFIFKVLADSNAASVLLRVFVCRVSSVLFYLSMYISILFFGLISIDRCRKTLRPFVRSSPAGLARRKILSAFIWAFLLSLSLPNIILTSHKPASPNFKCSDLKTKRGLQWHEAVNHVCQIIFWANLATVVVCYSLISRELYTSYSRTRARSSTVNVQPKKRRVKANIFLVMGVFFVCFVPFHFARVPYTLSQTRGNFDCRLKLFLFQLKESTLWICSLNAILDPLIYFFLCRSFRKSLCRTFCLNTGLYQPNLNTASTDNR, encoded by the exons ATGATGCAGCACCAAG ACATGATGTCACTCAACATTCACAACATGACCAATGGCAGCGAATCGACTAACTGTTCCCGGGACAACGTGCTGAAGACGGTGGTGTTCCCTGTGCTCTACTCCATCCTCTTCATTTTGGGGCTGTTTCTCAATACCGCGGCGGCCTGGATCTTCCTGAAGATTCCCAGTACCACCCACTTCGTGCTCTACCTGAAGAACGTTGTGGTGGCCGACCTGCTCATGACGTTCACCTTCATTTTCAAGGTCCTGGCTGACTCCAACGCGGCGTCGGTGCTGCTGCGCGTGTTCGTGTGTCGCGTCTCTTCCGTGCTCTTCTACCTCAGCATGTATATCAGCATCCTCTTTTTCGGCCTTATCAGCATCGACCGCTGTCGTAAGACCCTGCGGCCATTTGTAAGGAGCAGCCCCGCGGGCCTGGCACGCCGTAAGATCCTCTCTGCTTTCATCTGGGCTTTCCTGCTCAGCCTCTCCTTGCCCAACATCATACTGACCTCCCACAAACCTGCCTCTCCCAACTTCAAATGCAGCGACCTCAAGACCAAGCGTGGCCTTCAGTGGCATGAGGCAGTCAACCATGTGTGCCAGATCATCTTCTGGGCCAACCTCGCCACGGTGGTGGTCTGCTACAGCCTCATCTCGCGGGAGCTGTACACCTCATATTCTCGCACCCGTGCCAGGTCCAGCACTGTAAACGTGCAGCCGAAGAAGCGCAGAGTGAAGGCCAACATCTTCCTGGTGATGGGTGTGTTCTTCGTGTGCTTTGTACCCTTTCACTTCGCCCGGGTCCCATACACCTTGAGCCAAACACGCGGCAATTTCGACTGTCGGTTGAAGCTCTTCCTGTTCCAGCTGAAGGAGAGCACACTCTGGATCTGCTCTCTCAACGCCATCTTGGACCCACTCATCTACTTCTTCCTCTGCCGGTCCTTCAGAAAGTCGCTGTGTAGAACATTCTGCCTGAACACGGGACTATATCAGCCCAACCTGAACACGGCCAGCACAGACAATCGATAA
- the igsf10 gene encoding immunoglobulin superfamily member 10, translating into MSSLNCHATRRRWRLLAFLCFVAEIIPEGTACPKSCSCYIPTEVHCTFRYLTAVPGDIQLAVERINLGYNSLTLLKQNDFSGLSRLEILMLHSNIIHQMEDNAFSDLQSLQSLKMSYNKVKEIKKDTFFGLRNLTKLQIDHNRIEFIHPEAFHGLNALQLIHLEGNLLQQLHPDTFVTTRYSQIFKTSSVTGIHLSDNALSRLPSDIFSHCTQLESVYLHGNPWSCDCRITGLVEWIKKNTGVLKCKRERRYARGLLCPVCEFPAASKGRSIAPLPHASLSCSKPWILPHLKQKNITLDEGDYAAIFPGDFIAPLGSLEMKVTDRFQNDASVACTVRRPSVTENTTVINEEEATILSAAVATSLVCNIDYEQIQQLWRILATYSESPMRLERGLMLTKTPDMTFKYKQKRPEESDDEVYTDIEAEIKASPGWLLQDEITLQLDRTTTTFTTLHIKYLSTVHLREESKVQRKDRYGWVMIKKDNLTKTEHTVLIGGVTDLNCQIHGNPKPSTEWILPDGSKVRAPYNSEDHRIVITETGRLTVRAADSSDTGLYHCIATNYLEADVLTFRITVLSPDVEEGEVNGGRLSQKLDENLLLDCSSHGNPEASVQWILPDHTVLDKSHGNRKLHQNGTLKVQGLTQRDRGFYRCLAANYMGVDLLAYQITIISDGSKKDKLSETERRGDEFDSNYEEIDERASNKIPYGQESRTITSDRPYPRRRPSPELIASSTIQRSRGPMSKKRTGGVRRTFDKTLRKVDPEKWAEIMTKAQRGRKTDEEDTKGQETKIETLRKSVSGLSGDGYEGSGDSFSEVNVIIPSTMVPATESAYVMSSTHAQTEAIPIASPSTYIATRSSFTESNSITSLNPRHHQIFPPNYSYMTEGQTNRPPSLPITLKMKLTDSAGEMPVTFSGDDEETATGVMTLLMTQYPNVTSMMEVESPRIEPVVHTSTDSNGRATFTAVTTTEQGADEISFHATQKITSPYIPAGSTIISQQQIHIIPASHHQLGRKRYFPGRRRIIRPNRITDIHAYLNKVKKPPVSHKVNATMPYLIEVTTDCKCHDPMKNVTHTTTDTQNFMKTRESSLYGTEESVTTALKTSKVATATWPAMTQASTPQTLLKIYTMKPPTTKSPDKSGSSGFMTSAETPELDSGKLHKSTTQTNELPVTPKGTTTPSKVIRGKIPWQKLFGNKGQKEILNRLRKPVKSTTTTQITTTTSTVRDTELRLTTESFVPPTTKPLKPTKKKVLTQSPEVSFEGSGSSSAPETESVSKLMLLPPTVPPLRFTKKTSLSQTTTINTNIASRSHTGTTKATPNTKTLASPPTVQPSTVKKIYEASSGSYVPMSGSGGSSKGYVYRHKWSRRPNGGFRRNGFRRRRPSKSNITSPSRATVSTTAKTIPTNNATTPVTRMFPTTSANRYKTLLKEAEKYTTTSKVLYSGDETTSDKDDWNRTPTLERPASHSKHYTPTTKPSIKTTIYPTTTIKITTTSMPDSKSQIQTASSRSSSRINTNTIRMHTDAKLSKGQGTQYLTQTSSTTKTRPTTLPQRANKSGDGKSFGSSQRGDRYDENDMQETTTLDTSTILRAEQDYTNTPAPGDSSVSTEYGSLDGYHATTFSMLMPESSTKDETSKPRIVGGNAASYTVLSDSDAYLPCEASGHPTPTISWKRFSSNAGSTLTIIGKMGKFEVFKNGTLSIQNANIKDRGQYLCLAENNVGSDKLLVTLSVVAYPSRILEPKVRDINSQTGSTIEMKCKAEGRPTPLVSWILANRTQVRGYSSNQGRVTVTPDGTLVIQQVSVYDRGQYKCIASNPAGVDTATVRLQVVAAPPGILEDKRQRVTVKAGQSLKLPCTAQGSPQPTVHWVLFDGTLIRPLQDLRRDVSVLANGTLLMRSPQTSEGGTYECIATSSTGSERRVVTVSVEQAEAPPRILEASQRWTELSYGQRLLLNCSAEGEPKPNIIWRLPSKALVDQWHRMGNRIQVLDNGTLIVHSLSEKDTGDYLCVARNKIGDDLQLMKVSVFMKPAKIETKLSSKKQVPYGNDLKVDCRASGVPMPEISWGLPDGTVVNSALQADDSGSRVRRYVLFDNGTLYINKVDVTEEGDYTCIAENTLGKDEMHVHITVVTAAPRIRQPSHTYANVKPGGSVRFDCDSLGEPKPKILWKLPSNDIIAASNDRYLVHVNGSLEIHSVKLVDVGEYVCIARNAAGDDSKVYKLDIDGNPPMINGYHKNRTVIKDTATKYSRKLIDCNAQGNPTPQITWIMPDNIFITAPYFGSRINVHQNGTLEIKNVRPTDAAEFICMARNDGGEAVMVVQLEVSNMLRRPIFKSPFNERVVTRMGKTTVLNCSADGQPVPEISWVLPNGSRVTGSLKEANQQLGNNGIFTIYKPTKEDSGKYRCSAKNIVGYIEKIIILEVGQQPYILTRPKGIIRSMSGDPLFLHCLADGSPRPQIHWTLPGGHVLSRPQVNGRYQLVNNGTLIVQDTSLHDRGNYLCKAKNEIGEATMTVPVLIIAYPPRITSGPPRNIQAIAGTAIQISCDATGMPKPDIIWELPNRSMLSPAGKGHSTSSKLLHQHGTLIIQRPNTSHSGTYKCIAKNHMGVDSRVTYIHVL; encoded by the exons ATGAGCAGCTTGAATTGTCACGCTACACGCCGGAGGTGGaggttgctggcatttctgtgcTTTGTGGCAGAGATCATTCCAGAAGGCACAGCATGCCCCAAATCGTGTTCATGTTACATTCCTACGGAAGTTCACTGCACCTTCAGATACCTGACTGCAGTTCCCGGCGACATCCAGTTGGCCGTGGAGAGAATAAACCTGGG GTACAACAGTTTAACATTGCTTAAACAAAATGACTTTTCCGGCCTGAGTCGACTGGAAATTTTGATGCTGCACAGCAATATAATACATCAGATGGAGGACAACGCTTTTAGCGATCTCCAGTCCTTGCAG TCCCTTAAGATGAGCTACAACAAGGTAAAGGAGATCAAGAAGGACACCTTCTTCGGTTTGAGAAACCTAACAAAGTTACAGATAGACCACAACCGCATTGAGTTCATCCACCCTGAGGCTTTCCATGGACTGAACGCTCTGCAGCTGATCCACCTAGAGGGCAACCTTCTTCAGCAGCTGCATCCCGACACCTTCGTCACCACACGCTATAGCCAGATTTTCAAGACTTCTTCTGTGACAGGCATTCACTTGTCCGACAATGCACTGAGTAGACTGCCCTCTGATATCTTCTCCCACTGCACTCAGCTGGAGAGTGTCTATCTCCATGGAAACccgtggtcatgtgactgccgCATAACGGGATTGGTGGAATGGATAAAGAAGAACACAG GGGTTCTAAAATGTAAGCGTGAGAGGAGATATGCCAGGGGCCTGCTGTGTCCAGTATGTGAATTTCCTGCGGCCTCCAAAGGCAGAAGCATTGCACCGCTTCCTCATGCATCCCTGTCCTGCAGCAAACCCTGGATTTTGCCCCACTTGAAGCAGAAGAACATTACATTGGATGAGGGGGACTACGCAGCCATCTTCCCCGGTGACTTCATTGCACCCCTTGGCTCACTGGAGATGAAGGTTACGGACCGTTTCCAAAATGACGCAAGTGTGGCTTGCACAGTTCGGAGGCCTTCTGTGACGGAGAACACGACTGTGATAAATGAGGAGGAAGCCACAATCCTAAGCGCCGCCGTTGCCACATCGCTGGTTTGCAACATCGACTATGAGCAGATCCAGCAGCTCTGGCGTATCTTAGCCACATACAGTGAGTCCCCCATGCGGCTGGAGAGAGGACTCATGCTCACGAAAACACCGGATATGACATTTAAGTACAAGCAGAAGAGGCCAGAAGAGAGTGACGATGAGGTTTATACAGATATCGAGGCTGAAATCAAGGCCAGTCCAGGGTGGCTTCTACAAGACGAGATCACGCTGCAATTGGACCGTACCACTACTACTTTCACTACATTGCACATAAAGTACCTGTCAACTGTTCATTTGCGGGAGGAGAGCAAGGTCCAAAGGAAAGACAGGTATGGCTGGGTAATGATCAAGAAGGACAACCTAACCAAGACTGAACATACCGTTTTAATTGGAGGGGTAACTGACTTGAATTGCCAGATTCACGGTAATCCCAAACCATCCACCGAGTGGATATTACCAGATGGCAGCAAAGTCAGAGCACCATATAACAGTGAAGATCACAGGATTGTAATCACAGAAACGGGACGGCTCACAGTGAGGGCAGCTGACAGCTCAGATACAGGATTGTACCACTGCATAGCCACCAACTACCTGGAGGCAGATGTCCTCACCTTTCGGATAACAGTGCTGTCTCCGGATGTGGAGGAGGGGGAAGTGAATGGAGGCCGGCTTTCACAAAAGCTCGATGAAAATTTGCTTCTTGACTGTAGTTCCCATGGAAACCCAGAAGCTTCTGTTCAGTGGATCTTACCAGATCACACGGTGCTAGATAAGTCACATGGCAACAGAAAACTGCACCAAAATGGAACTTTGAAAGTACAAGGTCTAACACAAAGAGACCGCGGATTTTATAGATGCCTTGCTGCTAACTATATGGGAGTGGATTTGTTAGCATACCAGATAACTATAATAAGTGATGGATCAAAGAAAGACAAACTATCAGAAACTGAGAGGCGTGGCGATGAGTTTGACTCCAACTATGAGGAAATCGATGAACGTGCCTCTAATAAAATTCCTTACGGCCAGGAGTCTAGGACGATCACTTCAGACAGGCCATATCCTAGACGTAGGCCTTCTCCGGAGCTGATTGCGAGTAGCACCATTCAGAGAAGTAGGGGTCCCATGAGCAAGAAACGAACCGGGGGAGTTAGGAGAACCTTCGACAAAACTCTGAGGAAAGTGGACCCTGAAAAATGGGCAGAAATCATGACAAAAGCACAAAGAGGAAGAAAGACAGACGAAGAAGATACAAAAGGACAGGAAACGAAAATAGAGACTTTGAGGAAATCCGTTTCAGGACTTTCAGGGGATGGGTATGAAGGGTCAGGAGACAGCTTTTCTGAAGTCAACGTCATTATACCCAGCACTATGGTGCCAGCTACTGAGAGTGCTTATGTGATGAGCAGCACCCATGCCCAAACAGAGGCTATACCCATAGCCTCTCCATCAACCTATATTGCAACCAgaagcagtttcacagagagcaATTCAATCACATCACTTAATCCAAGGCATCACCAAATATTCCCCCCCAATTACTCTTATATGACTGAGGGACAAACTAACAGGCCACCAAGCCTGCCAATCACGCTTAAAATGAAACTGACTGACTCTGCCGGTGAAATGCCGGTGACATTTTCTGGGGATGATGAGGAGACAGCAACTGGAGTCATGACTCTGCTAATGACCCAGTATCCAAATGTGACTTCAATGATGGAAGTGGAAAGCCCAAGGATAGAGCCAGTGGTCCACACATCCACGGATTCCAATGGTCGTGCCACGTTCACAGCGGTCACCACCACTGAGCAAGGTGCCGACGAGATATCATTTCACGCAACCCAGAAGATCACGTCGCCTTACATACCTGCCGGGTCTACTATCATCTCCCAGCAACAGATCCACATCATACCTGCCAGCCACCATCAGCTTGGGAGAAAACGCTACTTTCCTGGCAGGAGGAGAATAATTAGGCCTAACAGAATCACAGATATCCATGCATATCTGAATAAAGTCAAGAAGCCTCCAGTTAGCCACAAAGTCAATGCTACCATGCCTTATCTGATTGAGGTTACCACGGACTGCAAGTGTCACGATCCAATGAAAAATGTGACCCACACCACAACTGACACACAAAACTTTATGAAAACAAGAGAGTCTTCTCTGTACGGGACAGAAGAATCCGTCACAACTGCCCTCAAAACCTCTAAAGTTGCAACCGCAACTTGGCCCGCCATGACACAAGCAAGCACACCACAAACGCTTCTCAAGATTTACACCATGAAGCCTCCAACCACAAAGTCACCAGATAAGTCAGGATCCAGTGGCTTTATGACCTCTGCCGAGACTCCTGAGCTGGATTCTGGGAAGCTGCACAAAAGTACGACACAAACTAATGAATTACCTGTCACTCCGAAGGGTACCACAACACCTTCGAAAGTAATCCGCGGTAAAATCCCATGGCAAAAACTCTTTGGCAACAAGGGTCAGAAGGAGATCCTCAACAGATTACGGAAACCAGTCAAATCCACAACCACTACACAAATCACAACCACCACTTCCACTGTGAGGGACACAGAGCTGCGACTCACGACTGAATCTTTTGTCCCACCCACGACAAAACCACTTAAGCCAACGAAAAAGAAAGTTCTTACGCAATCCCCTGAGGTCTCATTTGAGGGCTCTGGATCATCTTCCGCTCCTGAAACGGAGTCAGTGTCCAAATTAATGCTTCTACCTCCAACAGTCCCCCCTCTGAGGTTTACTAAAAAGACGTCACTTAGTCAGACAACCACAATCAATACAAACATCGCTTCCAGGTCCCACACTGGTACCACAAAAGCCACTCCAAACACAAAAACATTAGCTTCCCCCCCAACGGTCCAACCATCTACTGTGAAAAAGATATACGAAGCCTCATCTGGCTCTTATGTTCCCATGTCTGGGTCAGGTGGGTCTAGTAAAGGTTATGTTTACAGGCATAAGTGGTCAAGGAGACCTAATGGAGGATTCCGCCGGAATGGCTTTAGACGAAGAAGACCAAGCAAAAGTAATATTACATCACCCTCACGTGCTACAGTTAGCACCACTGCCAAAACTATACCAACTAATAACGCTACCACACCAGTAACACGGATGTTCCCAACCACCTCTGCTAATAGATATAAAACACTTTTAAAAGAGGCAGAAAAATACACAACGACCAGCAAAGTTTTGTATTCTGGCGATGAAACCACCTCCGATAAGGATGATTGGAATAGGACACCAACATTGGAAAGGCCAGCTAGTCATTCCAAACATTACACACCCACAACGAAGCCCAGCATTAAGACGACAATTTATCCAACAACAACTATTAAAATCACAACTACATCAATGCCTGACTCCAAATCACAAATACAGACTGCATCTTCAAggagcagcagcaggattaATACCAATACAATCAGAATGCACACTGACGCAAAACTTTCCAAAGGACAAGGAACCCAATATCTGACACAGACATCCTCAACAACAAAGACCAGGCCCACCACACTTCCCCAAAGAGCCAATAAATCTGGCGATGGAAAATCTTTTGGGTCCAGTCAGCGTGGGGACAGGTATGATGAAaatgacatgcaggaaaccacaACCTTAGACACGTCAACTATCCTCAGAGCcgagcaggattacaccaacaCACCTGCCCCAGGCGACAGTTCAGTATCCACTGAATACGGCTCTCTCGATGGATACCACGCTACAACGTTTAGCATGCTAATGCCTGAGTCATCCACAAAGGACGAAACATCAAAACCGAGGATAGTGGGAGGAAATGCGGCGAGTTACACAGTCCTGTCCGACTCAGATGCTTATTTGCCCTGTGAGGCATCTGGCCACCCCACGCCCACCATCAGCTGGAAACGCTTCTCTTCAAACGCAG GGAGCACCTTGACAATAATCGGCAAAATGGGTAAATTTGAGGTGTTCAAGAACGGCACGCTATCGATCCAGAATGCCAACATTAAGGATCGTGGGCAGTATCTTTGTTTAGCAGAGAATAATGTAGGCTCTGACAAGCTCCTGGTCACACTGTCTGTGGTGGCATATCCATCCCGAATACTGGAGCCCAAGGTGCGGGACATCAATTCTCAAACTGGGAGTACAATAGAAATGAAGTGCAAGGCTGAGGGCCGTCCAACACCCCTGGTCTCCTGGATCCTGGCCAACCGTACCCAGGTGAGGGGCTACAGCTCCAACCAAGGGAGGGTGACTGTGACACCCGATGGGACTCTGGTCATCCAGCAGGTGTCTGTGTATGACCGGGGTCAGTATAAATGCATTGCCAGCAACCCAGCTGGAGTGGACACCGCCACTGTCAGACTGCAGGTGGTGGCAGCGCCCCCTGGAATCCTGGAGGACAAACGGCAGCGTGTGACGGTCAAGGCGGGCCAAAGTCTCAAGCTGCCATGCACGGCACAGGGCAGTCCACAGCCGACAGTGCACTGGGTGCTTTTCGATGGGACGCTGATCCGGCCCCTGCAGGACCTAAGGCGTGACGTGTCAGTGTTGGCAAATGGCACGTTGCTTATGAGGAGTCCGCAGACCTCAGAGGGCGGAACGTACGAGTGCATCGCTACCAGCTCCACGGGCTCGGAGCGGCGGGTGGTGACGGTCAGCGTGGAGCAGGCCGAGGCCCCGCCCCGCATCCTGGAGGCCTCCCAACGCTGGACTGAACTCAGCTACGGCCAACGGCTGCTCCTCAACTGCTCTGCGGAGGGGGAGCCCAAACCCAACATCATCTGGAGGCTTCCATCCAAGGCCCTTGTAGACCAGTGGCACAG GATGGGAAACCGGATTCAAGTTCTGGACAACGGTACTCTAATTGTCCACTCCCTCAGCGAGAAAGATACTGGAGACTACCTCTGCGTCGCCCGCAACAAAATCGGAGACGACTTGCAACTGATGAAAGTTTCTGTGTTCATGAAGCCAGCTAAGATCGAGACTAAGCTGTCCAGCAAGAAGCAGGTACCTTACGGCAATGACCTGAAGGTGGACTGCCGGGCATCAGGGGTCCCCATGCCAGAGATTTCGTGGGGTCTCCCTGATGGGACAGTAGTAAACAGTGCCCTCCAGGCAGATGACAGTGGGAGTCGGGTGCGTCGTTACGTCCTCTTCGATAATGGCACACTCTACATCAACAAGGTGGATGTGACAGAGGAGGGAGACTATACCTGCATTGCAGAGAACACTTTAGGCAAGGATGAGATGCATGTGCACATCACCGTGGTAACAGCTGCCCCACGAATAAGGCAACCCAGCCACACCTATGCCAATGTAAAGCCTGGGGGTAGCGTGCGTTTTGATTGTGATTCGTTGGGTGAGCCCAAGCCCAAGATACTGTGGAAGCTCCCGTCTAATGACATAATCGCAGCGTCTAACGACCGCTACCTCGTGCACGTCAATGGATCCCTGGAGATACACAGCGTCAAGCTTGTCGATGTGGGGGAGTACGTCTGCATTGCCAGAAACGCCGCCGGGGATGACAGCAAGGTGTACAAGTTAGACATTGACGGAAACCCCCCCATGATCAACGGTTACCACAAAAACCGGACCGTCATCAAAGACACAGCCACTAAGTATTCCAGGAAGCTGATTGACTGCAATGCCCAGGGGAACCCAACCCCCCAGATCACCTGGATCATGCCAGATAACATCTTCATCACGGCCCCTTACTTTGGCAGTAGAATTAATGTCCACCAGAATGGAACACTGGAAATCAAGAATGTACGTCCGACCGATGCTGCCGAGTTTATTTGCATGGCTAGGAACGATGGTGGGGAGGCAGTCATGGTGGTGCAACTGGAGGTCAGTAACATGCTGAGGAGGCCAATTTTCAAAAGCCCTTTTAACGAGAGAGTGGTGACCCGCATGGGAAAGACCACTGTGCTCAACTGCTCAGCAGATGGGCAGCCAGTTCCAGAAATATCCTGGGTGTTACCCAATGGAAGCCGAGTCACTGGCAGCCTCAAGGAAGCAAACCAACAGCTGGGAAATAATGGAATATTTACCATCTATAAACCTACCAAAGAAGATTCTGGAAAGTATCGCTGCTCGGCTAAGAACATTGTAGGCTACATCGAGAAGATAATTATCCTGGAGGTGGGACAGCAGCCCTACATCCTGACTCGGCCTAAGGGCATCATTCGTAGCATGTCTGGGGATCCTCTCTTCCTTCACTGTCTAGCCGACGGCAGTCCCCGTCCTCAAATCCATTGGACTCTTCCAGGGGGACATGTTCTGTCTCGCCCCCAGGTGAATGGCCGCTACCAGCTTGTGAACAACGGAACTTTGATTGTCCAGGACACATCCCTCCACGACCGTGGGAACTACCTTTGTAAGGCCAAAAATGAGATCGGTGAAGCCACGATGACTGTGCCAGTTCTTATCATCGCTTACCCTCCCCGCATCACGAGTGGACCACCACGCAACATTCAGGCAATTGCAGGAACTGCCATACAGATCAGCTGCGATGCTACTGGGATGCCCAAACCAGACATCATCTGGGAGTTGCCCAACCGCTCCATGCTGTCCCCTGCAGGGAAGGGACACTCCACCAGCAGCAAGCTGCTCCACCAACATGGCACCCTCATCATCCAAAGGCCGAATACCTCCCATTCTGGGACTTACAAGTGCATCGCCAAAAACCACATGGGGGTCGACTCCAGAGTCACATATATCCACGTGCTGTGA